The Streptomyces sp. RKAG293 genome includes a region encoding these proteins:
- the fusA gene encoding elongation factor G has product MATTSLDLAKVRNIGIMAHIDAGKTTTTERILFYTGVSYKIGEVHDGAATMDWMEQEQERGITITSAATTCHWPLNDVDHTINIIDTPGHVDFTVEVERSLRVLDGAVTVFDGVAGVEPQSETVWRQADRYGVPRICFVNKLDRTGAEFHRCVDMIVDRLGAVPLVMQLPIGTEMDFKGVVDLVAMKAMVWSAEATKGEMYDTVDIPSSHVEAAQEWRGKLLETIAEHDDEMMELFLEGQEPSEEQLMAAIRRATIASTDSEHQGKPTFTPVFCGSAFKNKGVQPLLDAVVRYLPSPLDIEAIEGHDVKDPSIVVKRQPSEDEPFSGLAFKIMSDPHLGKLTFVRVYSGRLETGTSVLNSVKGKKERIGKIYRMHANKREEIAAVGAGDIIAVMGLKQTTTGETLCDEKKPVILESMDFPAPVIQVAIEPKSKGDQERLGVAIQRLAEEDPSFQVHSDEETGQTIIGGMGELHLEVLVDRMKREFRVEANVGKPQVAYRETIRKTVDRIDYTHKKQTGGTGQFAKVQISMEPIEGGDASYEFVNKVTGGRIPREYIPSVDAGAQEAMKFGILAGYEMVGVRITLLDGGYHEVDSSELAFKIAGSQAFKEGARRASPVLLEPMMAVEVTTPEDYMGDVIGDLNSRRGQIQAMEERSGARVVKGLVPLSEMFGYVGDLRSKTSGRASYSMQFDSYAEVPRNVAEEIIAKAKGE; this is encoded by the coding sequence ATGGCCACCACTTCGCTTGACCTGGCCAAGGTCCGCAACATTGGGATCATGGCCCACATCGACGCGGGCAAGACGACGACCACCGAGCGGATCCTGTTCTACACCGGTGTCTCTTACAAGATCGGTGAAGTCCACGATGGCGCAGCCACCATGGACTGGATGGAGCAGGAGCAGGAGCGCGGCATCACGATCACGTCGGCCGCGACGACCTGCCACTGGCCGCTGAACGATGTCGATCACACGATCAACATCATCGACACCCCGGGGCACGTCGACTTCACGGTCGAGGTGGAGCGTTCGCTCCGCGTCCTCGACGGTGCCGTCACGGTGTTCGACGGTGTTGCCGGTGTTGAGCCGCAGTCCGAGACCGTTTGGCGTCAGGCGGACCGCTACGGCGTGCCGCGCATCTGCTTCGTCAACAAGCTCGACCGGACCGGTGCCGAGTTCCACCGCTGCGTCGACATGATCGTGGACCGCCTCGGTGCGGTTCCGCTGGTCATGCAGCTGCCCATCGGCACTGAGATGGACTTCAAGGGTGTCGTCGACCTCGTCGCCATGAAGGCGATGGTGTGGTCCGCCGAGGCCACCAAGGGCGAGATGTACGACACCGTCGACATCCCGAGCTCGCACGTCGAAGCCGCCCAGGAATGGCGTGGCAAGCTCCTCGAGACCATCGCGGAGCACGACGACGAGATGATGGAGCTGTTCCTCGAGGGCCAGGAGCCCAGCGAAGAGCAGCTGATGGCCGCGATCCGTCGCGCCACCATCGCCTCGACCGACTCGGAGCACCAGGGCAAGCCGACCTTCACGCCGGTGTTCTGTGGCAGCGCGTTCAAGAACAAGGGCGTTCAGCCCCTGCTCGACGCCGTCGTCCGTTACCTGCCCTCCCCCCTGGACATCGAGGCCATCGAAGGCCACGACGTCAAGGACCCCTCGATCGTCGTGAAGCGCCAGCCTTCCGAGGACGAGCCGTTCTCCGGTCTTGCATTCAAGATCATGAGCGACCCGCACCTCGGCAAGCTCACCTTCGTCCGGGTTTACTCGGGCCGCCTGGAGACCGGCACCTCGGTGCTGAACTCCGTCAAGGGCAAGAAGGAGCGCATCGGCAAGATCTACCGTATGCACGCGAACAAGCGTGAGGAGATCGCGGCCGTGGGCGCCGGCGACATCATCGCCGTCATGGGCCTGAAGCAGACCACCACCGGTGAGACGCTGTGCGACGAGAAGAAGCCGGTCATCCTGGAGTCCATGGACTTCCCGGCCCCGGTCATTCAGGTCGCGATCGAGCCCAAGTCCAAGGGTGACCAGGAGCGTCTGGGCGTCGCCATTCAGCGTCTCGCTGAAGAGGACCCCTCGTTCCAGGTGCACTCCGACGAGGAGACCGGCCAGACCATCATCGGTGGTATGGGCGAGCTTCACCTCGAGGTGCTCGTCGACCGCATGAAGCGCGAGTTCCGCGTCGAGGCGAACGTCGGCAAGCCCCAGGTCGCATACCGCGAGACGATCCGCAAGACTGTCGACCGGATCGACTACACGCACAAGAAGCAGACTGGTGGCACCGGCCAGTTCGCGAAGGTACAGATCTCGATGGAGCCCATCGAGGGCGGCGACGCCTCGTACGAATTCGTGAACAAGGTCACCGGTGGCCGCATCCCCCGTGAGTACATCCCCTCGGTGGACGCGGGCGCACAGGAAGCCATGAAGTTCGGCATCCTGGCCGGTTACGAGATGGTGGGTGTTCGCATCACCCTTCTCGACGGTGGCTACCACGAGGTTGACTCCTCCGAGCTCGCCTTCAAGATCGCCGGTTCGCAGGCGTTCAAGGAGGGTGCTCGCAGGGCGAGCCCCGTACTGCTCGAGCCGATGATGGCCGTTGAGGTCACCACGCCCGAGGACTACATGGGCGACGTCATCGGCGACCTGAACTCCCGCCGTGGCCAGATTCAGGCCATGGAGGAGCGCAGCGGCGCCCGTGTCGTCAAGGGTCTCGTGCCCCTGTCGGAGATGTTCGGCTACGTCGGAGACCTCCGCAGCAAGACCTCGGGTCGCGCAAGCTACTCGATGCAGTTCGACTCCTACGCCGAGGTTCCGCGGAACGTCGCTGAGGAGATCATCGCGAAGGCCAAGGGCGAGTAG
- the tuf gene encoding elongation factor Tu — protein MAKAKFERTKPHVNIGTIGHIDHGKTTLTAAITKVLHDAYPDLNEASAFDQIDKAPEERQRGITISIAHVEYQTESRHYAHVDCPGHADYIKNMITGAAQMDGAILVVAATDGPMPQTKEHVLLARQVGVPYIVVALNKADMVDDEEILELVELEVRELLSEYDFDGDDLPVVRVSALKALEGDKEWGEKLLGLMKAVDENIPTPARDVEKPFLMPIEDVFTITGRGTVVTGRIERGVLKVNETVDIIGIKETKTTTTVTGIEMFRKLLDEGQAGENVGLLLRGIKREDVERGQVIIKPGTVTPHTEFEAQAYILSKDEGGRHTPFFNNYRPQFYFRTTDVTGVVTLPEGTEMVMPGDNTAMTVALIQPIAMEEGLKFAIREGGRTVGAGQVVKITK, from the coding sequence GTGGCGAAGGCGAAGTTCGAGCGGACTAAGCCGCACGTCAACATCGGCACCATCGGTCACATCGACCACGGTAAGACGACGCTGACCGCGGCGATTACCAAGGTGCTGCATGACGCGTACCCGGACCTGAACGAGGCCTCGGCCTTCGACCAGATCGACAAGGCTCCTGAGGAGCGCCAGCGCGGTATCACGATCTCGATCGCGCACGTCGAGTACCAGACGGAGTCGCGTCACTACGCGCACGTCGACTGCCCCGGTCACGCGGACTACATCAAGAACATGATCACGGGTGCGGCGCAGATGGACGGCGCCATCCTCGTTGTCGCCGCGACCGACGGCCCGATGCCGCAGACCAAGGAGCACGTGCTCCTGGCCCGCCAGGTCGGCGTTCCGTACATCGTCGTCGCCCTGAACAAGGCCGACATGGTGGACGACGAGGAGATCCTGGAGCTCGTCGAGCTCGAGGTCCGTGAGCTCCTCTCCGAGTACGACTTCGACGGTGACGACCTCCCGGTCGTCCGCGTCTCCGCACTCAAGGCGCTCGAGGGCGACAAGGAGTGGGGCGAGAAGCTTCTCGGTCTGATGAAGGCTGTCGACGAGAACATCCCCACCCCGGCTCGTGACGTCGAGAAGCCGTTCCTCATGCCGATCGAGGACGTCTTCACGATCACCGGTCGTGGCACCGTCGTCACCGGTCGTATCGAGCGCGGTGTGCTCAAGGTCAACGAGACTGTCGACATCATCGGCATCAAGGAGACCAAGACCACCACCACGGTCACGGGCATCGAGATGTTCCGCAAGCTGCTCGACGAGGGCCAGGCGGGCGAGAACGTCGGTCTGCTCCTCCGTGGCATCAAGCGCGAGGACGTCGAGCGCGGCCAGGTCATCATCAAGCCGGGTACGGTCACGCCGCACACCGAGTTTGAGGCCCAGGCCTACATCCTGTCGAAGGACGAGGGTGGCCGTCACACCCCCTTCTTCAACAACTACCGTCCGCAGTTCTACTTCCGGACGACCGACGTGACCGGCGTTGTGACCCTCCCCGAGGGCACCGAGATGGTCATGCCGGGCGACAACACCGCCATGACGGTCGCGCTGATCCAGCCGATCGCCATGGAAGAGGGCCTGAAGTTCGCCATCCGCGAGGGTGGCCGCACCGTGGGCGCCGGCCAGGTCGTCAAGATCACCAAGTGA
- a CDS encoding PIG-L family deacetylase — MSRRELLVATAIATAAAAAGCTSTPSDAKPVTGSDPSAVQAYRPGAKPLLLQVLAHPDDDLYFMNPDTLHAVRSGVPVVSVYVTAGESVGVNHAPRTPTPKANRQAYSSARHQGLRQAYATMLGLDKFTPWRHSALRLTGGLTVELDQLANGERRADLVFVNLSMGEGNPNLMGLPHLWAVPGITLDTVVATGSPVARSTKVSHRTLVDSLAALLERYQPTLVQTLDPDPDIQVHDAAHHQNSDQNGYSDHRDHTPAALFAWKALAQWVADSAEADGDVPRFVTTAYRGYYNQRWPRNLPQSVVREKNQYLLPYGGDPDWDCGNDAGCGDYGVGQNTPLTNPKGWVRSTHYRYSGARPAAFAGADGRLEAFSVLGTRAVRWQESAAGSGQWSDPQDLGGGPLAPALAAVKDSTGRRLLFALRFSSLQGQGGHNSREIVLLEQSSPDGAFRAWTGMGNPERTEDNGRRIGCPVAMATPDGRVHLFVRSAAKGVWTKVREPDGKWGAWRDLGGDEVQDGLAVVLDGRARIHVFAAGRDTVHHWTQPAPGQPMAFQALKGMPQPGEPPSAALAPDGSLTVAYRRPVTGELVLRTVDGTASRDSVLTPAQLSGYGGYADVAVGAAPARSGHRGLLLLGKELDGTVKLVDTTQPGRPLKRPPFALPVGTPTLLHGPDGRAYVVGLDFAATPWVWRAGTESTA; from the coding sequence TTGTCCCGCAGGGAACTACTTGTCGCCACAGCCATAGCAACCGCGGCCGCCGCGGCCGGCTGCACCAGCACGCCGTCCGACGCGAAACCGGTCACCGGTTCCGACCCGAGCGCCGTCCAGGCCTACCGGCCCGGCGCCAAGCCGCTGCTCCTCCAGGTCCTCGCGCACCCGGACGACGACCTGTACTTCATGAACCCCGACACCCTGCACGCCGTGCGGAGCGGCGTGCCGGTGGTCTCGGTCTACGTGACGGCCGGCGAATCCGTGGGCGTGAACCACGCGCCGCGCACCCCCACGCCCAAAGCCAACCGGCAGGCGTACTCCTCCGCCCGCCACCAGGGGCTGCGCCAGGCGTACGCGACCATGCTCGGCCTCGACAAGTTCACTCCGTGGCGCCATTCCGCGCTGCGGCTCACCGGCGGTCTCACCGTCGAGCTCGACCAGCTGGCGAACGGCGAGCGCCGGGCCGATCTGGTCTTCGTGAACCTGTCGATGGGTGAGGGGAACCCGAACCTGATGGGACTCCCCCACCTCTGGGCGGTCCCCGGCATCACCCTGGACACCGTGGTGGCCACCGGCTCCCCCGTCGCACGGTCCACCAAGGTGAGCCACCGGACCCTGGTGGACTCGCTGGCCGCGCTGCTGGAGCGCTACCAGCCGACCCTCGTACAGACCCTGGACCCCGATCCCGACATCCAGGTGCACGACGCGGCCCACCACCAGAACAGCGACCAGAACGGCTACTCCGACCACCGCGACCACACACCCGCCGCGCTCTTCGCCTGGAAGGCGCTCGCCCAGTGGGTGGCCGACAGCGCCGAGGCGGACGGCGACGTGCCGCGGTTCGTGACCACCGCCTACCGCGGGTACTACAACCAGCGCTGGCCCCGCAATCTCCCGCAGTCCGTGGTCCGGGAGAAGAACCAGTACCTCCTCCCGTACGGCGGGGATCCGGACTGGGACTGCGGCAACGACGCCGGCTGCGGGGACTACGGCGTCGGCCAGAACACCCCGCTCACCAATCCGAAGGGCTGGGTGCGTTCCACCCACTACCGCTACTCCGGCGCCCGGCCCGCGGCGTTCGCCGGCGCCGACGGCCGGCTGGAGGCGTTCAGCGTGCTCGGCACCCGGGCCGTGCGCTGGCAGGAGAGCGCCGCCGGCAGCGGCCAGTGGAGCGATCCCCAGGACCTCGGCGGCGGGCCGCTGGCCCCCGCTCTGGCCGCCGTGAAGGACAGCACGGGCCGCCGGCTGCTCTTCGCCCTGCGGTTCTCCTCCCTGCAGGGCCAGGGCGGGCACAACTCACGCGAGATCGTCCTGCTGGAACAGAGCTCCCCCGACGGCGCGTTCCGGGCCTGGACCGGCATGGGCAACCCCGAGCGCACCGAGGACAACGGCCGCCGGATCGGCTGCCCGGTCGCGATGGCCACCCCCGACGGGCGGGTCCACCTCTTCGTCCGCAGCGCCGCCAAGGGCGTCTGGACCAAGGTCAGGGAGCCCGACGGGAAGTGGGGCGCCTGGCGCGACCTCGGCGGCGACGAGGTGCAGGACGGCCTGGCGGTGGTGCTCGACGGCCGGGCCCGGATCCACGTCTTCGCCGCCGGCCGCGACACCGTCCACCACTGGACGCAGCCCGCGCCCGGACAGCCGATGGCGTTCCAGGCGCTGAAGGGCATGCCGCAGCCCGGCGAGCCCCCGTCCGCGGCGCTCGCCCCCGACGGCTCCCTCACGGTCGCCTACCGGCGGCCGGTGACCGGGGAGTTGGTGCTGCGCACCGTCGACGGCACCGCGTCACGGGACAGCGTGCTGACCCCCGCCCAGCTGAGCGGGTACGGCGGCTACGCCGACGTCGCGGTCGGCGCCGCGCCGGCCCGCAGCGGGCACCGCGGCCTGCTGCTGCTCGGCAAGGAGCTCGACGGCACCGTCAAGCTCGTGGACACCACGCAGCCCGGCCGGCCGCTCAAGCGGCCGCCCTTCGCGCTCCCGGTCGGCACCCCCACGCTGCTGCACGGCCCCGACGGCCGGGCGTACGTCGTCGGCCTGGACTTCGCCGCGACCCCATGGGTCTGGCGGGCCGGGACGGAGTCCACGGCGTAG
- a CDS encoding MFS transporter, with protein sequence MYLSETRASDKARSEGERPGRRRGLRGLVSANVFALGMTSLITDISSEMVTAVLPVYLVTGLGLSMLQFGFLDGVYSGSTALLRIVGGYLADKFTARKAVAGSGYLMSAVTKLGFPLVGSSVPGIGMMMAVDRAGKGIRTAPRDALISLSTPPESQGRAFGVHRAMDTVGAFIGPVIAFALMSMMSTSLGTAYDAVFVVSFCIGAIGVVALALFVRDPFTRKKTARVAVSLRAGLGMLGNASFRRACIGACLLGLATVSDAFVYLALQNRTDLAISWFPLLPLGTTGVYLLAAVPLGGLADRIGRWKIFLAGHACLIAAYLLIGGVLDLRGTALILVVLALHGLFYAATDGVLMAHAGPLIPEELRTSGLSVLQTTQTLGRSVSSVAFGAAWMRWGPENTIQGFTVALTAAVLLCMVLLRPGAAHGPEVADV encoded by the coding sequence GTGTATCTGTCGGAGACCCGGGCCAGCGACAAGGCCCGGTCCGAGGGCGAACGGCCGGGCCGCCGCCGGGGACTGCGCGGTCTGGTGTCGGCGAACGTCTTCGCGCTCGGGATGACGAGCCTGATCACCGACATCTCCTCGGAGATGGTCACCGCGGTCCTTCCCGTGTACCTGGTCACCGGACTCGGTCTGAGCATGCTGCAGTTCGGCTTCCTGGACGGCGTGTACTCGGGGTCGACGGCGCTGCTGCGGATCGTCGGCGGCTATCTCGCGGACAAGTTCACCGCACGCAAGGCCGTGGCGGGCTCCGGCTACCTCATGTCGGCGGTGACCAAGCTGGGATTCCCCCTGGTGGGCTCCTCGGTGCCGGGCATCGGGATGATGATGGCCGTCGACCGGGCGGGCAAGGGGATCAGAACCGCCCCGCGTGACGCGCTGATCTCGCTGTCCACCCCGCCGGAGTCGCAGGGCCGGGCGTTCGGCGTGCACCGGGCGATGGACACCGTCGGCGCCTTCATCGGCCCGGTCATCGCCTTCGCCCTGATGTCGATGATGAGCACCTCGCTGGGCACCGCGTACGACGCCGTGTTCGTGGTGAGCTTCTGCATCGGCGCGATCGGCGTGGTGGCCCTCGCGCTGTTCGTCCGGGATCCGTTCACGCGGAAGAAGACCGCCCGGGTCGCGGTCTCGCTGCGCGCCGGGCTGGGGATGCTCGGCAACGCGTCGTTCCGGCGGGCCTGCATCGGGGCCTGCCTGCTCGGCCTGGCGACGGTGTCCGACGCGTTCGTCTACCTGGCGCTGCAGAACCGCACCGACCTGGCGATCTCCTGGTTCCCGCTGCTGCCGCTGGGCACGACCGGCGTCTACCTGCTGGCGGCGGTGCCGCTGGGCGGGCTGGCCGACCGGATCGGCCGCTGGAAGATCTTCCTGGCCGGGCACGCCTGCCTGATCGCCGCCTATCTGCTGATCGGCGGCGTCCTGGACCTGCGGGGCACCGCCCTGATCCTCGTCGTCCTGGCCCTGCACGGGCTGTTCTACGCGGCGACCGACGGCGTCCTGATGGCGCACGCCGGGCCGCTGATCCCCGAGGAGCTGCGCACCAGCGGGCTGTCCGTGCTGCAGACCACCCAGACCCTGGGCCGTTCCGTCTCCTCCGTGGCGTTCGGCGCCGCCTGGATGCGCTGGGGCCCGGAGAACACCATTCAAGGATTCACCGTCGCTCTGACGGCCGCCGTGCTGCTGTGCATGGTGCTGCTGCGGCCGGGTGCCGCCCACGGCCCCGAGGTGGCCGACGTATGA
- a CDS encoding N,N-dimethylformamidase beta subunit family domain-containing protein has protein sequence MKRLPRLVLLTVVLALFAGACGTPGDGPVTPPARTPKAAPPLDMDTWSVTEENRRPGSTGWRLRDPGPSDAIEGYADHVSVTSGESFRLFVSTTAKSFHVEAYRMGWYQGKQGRKVWSSAAQHGERQAGPKTVPGIYLISAPWKPSLTVNTENWPQGSYLLKLVSSQGHDRWVTLTIRSTSTVGRTVFVNAVTTWAAYNKWGGGTNVYGDSRGTSGPGYAKRSRKASFDRPYDGKGSPFNWYELPMLSIAERMGIPLAYETDTDLDNSAELFRGARSVIFPGHDEYWSAGMRDNTLKIRDAGVNIAFFSSNAAYRHIRLEPSSLGKDRVVVVYKDPSEDPMILKDPSQATQQWRLPPDPRPESVLTGVLYECNPVYAPFVVTDPDAWMFRGTGAKAGSKYIGLVGVESDRLMAGVPVPRPIQVVGDSPLTCRGAKTRANAAYYTVPSGAGVFATGTMSWACSVYGNTGCRDQGGEQRVPEASGEFARQVSENILRVFAAGPAGRTYPARDNYARYVSPPSTMSFAH, from the coding sequence TTGAAGAGGCTGCCCCGTCTGGTACTGCTCACGGTCGTCCTCGCGCTGTTCGCCGGCGCGTGCGGCACCCCCGGCGACGGCCCGGTGACCCCGCCCGCCAGGACCCCCAAGGCCGCACCGCCGCTCGACATGGACACCTGGTCGGTGACGGAGGAGAACCGGCGGCCCGGCAGCACCGGTTGGCGGCTGCGCGACCCGGGACCGTCCGACGCGATCGAGGGGTACGCCGACCATGTCAGCGTCACCTCAGGAGAATCGTTTCGGCTGTTCGTCTCCACCACCGCGAAGAGCTTCCACGTCGAGGCGTACCGGATGGGCTGGTACCAGGGGAAGCAGGGCCGCAAGGTCTGGTCGTCGGCCGCTCAGCACGGCGAGCGGCAGGCGGGCCCGAAGACGGTGCCCGGCATATACCTGATCAGCGCGCCCTGGAAGCCGTCCCTGACGGTGAACACCGAGAACTGGCCGCAGGGCAGCTATCTGCTGAAGCTCGTCTCCAGCCAGGGCCACGACCGCTGGGTGACGCTGACGATCCGCTCCACCTCCACCGTCGGCCGCACCGTGTTCGTGAACGCCGTCACCACCTGGGCCGCGTACAACAAGTGGGGTGGCGGCACCAACGTCTACGGCGACTCCCGCGGCACCTCGGGACCCGGCTACGCCAAGCGCTCGCGCAAGGCCAGCTTCGACCGGCCGTACGACGGCAAGGGCTCGCCCTTCAACTGGTACGAGCTGCCGATGCTCAGCATCGCGGAGCGGATGGGCATACCGCTCGCCTACGAGACCGACACCGACCTCGACAACTCGGCCGAGCTGTTCCGCGGCGCCCGCTCGGTGATCTTCCCCGGGCACGACGAGTACTGGTCGGCGGGGATGCGCGACAACACCCTCAAGATCCGCGACGCCGGCGTGAACATCGCCTTCTTCTCTTCCAACGCCGCCTACCGGCACATACGGCTGGAGCCCAGCTCGCTGGGCAAGGACCGCGTGGTGGTGGTCTACAAGGATCCGTCGGAGGACCCGATGATCCTCAAGGACCCCAGCCAGGCCACCCAGCAGTGGCGGCTGCCGCCCGACCCGCGCCCGGAGAGCGTCCTCACCGGCGTGCTGTACGAGTGCAACCCGGTCTACGCGCCGTTCGTCGTCACCGACCCGGACGCGTGGATGTTCCGCGGCACCGGCGCCAAGGCCGGCAGCAAGTACATCGGGCTGGTCGGCGTGGAGTCGGACCGGCTGATGGCCGGCGTCCCGGTGCCGCGCCCGATCCAGGTCGTCGGGGACTCCCCGCTGACCTGCCGCGGCGCGAAGACCCGGGCCAACGCCGCCTACTACACGGTGCCTTCGGGCGCCGGGGTCTTCGCCACCGGCACCATGAGCTGGGCCTGCAGCGTCTACGGCAACACCGGCTGCCGGGACCAGGGCGGCGAGCAGCGGGTGCCCGAGGCGTCCGGGGAGTTCGCCCGCCAGGTCTCCGAGAACATCCTGCGGGTCTTCGCCGCCGGGCCCGCCGGCCGCACGTACCCGGCGCGGGACAACTACGCCCGGTACGTCTCACCGCCCAGCACGATGTCCTTCGCCCACTAG
- the rpsJ gene encoding 30S ribosomal protein S10: MAGQKIRIRLKAYDHEVIDSSAKKIVETVTRTGAHVAGPVPLPTEKNVYCVIKSPHKYKDAREHFEMRTHKRLIDILDPTPKTVDSLMRLDLPAGVDIEIKL, from the coding sequence ATGGCGGGACAGAAGATCCGCATCCGGCTCAAGGCGTACGACCACGAGGTCATCGATTCGTCGGCGAAGAAGATCGTCGAAACGGTGACGCGTACTGGTGCGCACGTCGCAGGCCCGGTGCCGCTGCCCACTGAGAAGAACGTGTACTGCGTCATCAAGTCGCCGCACAAGTACAAGGATGCGCGCGAGCACTTCGAGATGCGCACCCACAAGCGGCTCATCGACATTCTCGACCCCACGCCGAAGACGGTTGACTCGCTGATGCGTCTCGACCTCCCGGCTGGCGTCGACATCGAGATCAAGCTCTGA
- the rplC gene encoding 50S ribosomal protein L3 yields the protein MAKSIKGVLGEKLGMTQVWDENNRIVPVTVIKAGPCVVTQVRTNDVDGYESVQIAFGEIDPRKVNKPLKGHFAKADVTPRRHLVELRTPDASEYTLGQEITAATFESGVKVDVTGTSKGKGFAGVMKRHNFKGLGAGHGVQRKHRSPGSIGGCATPGRVFKGMKMAGRMGGERVTTQNLTVHAVDAEKGLLLIKGAVPGPNGGLILVRTAAKGA from the coding sequence ATGGCTAAGAGCATTAAGGGCGTCCTGGGCGAGAAGCTCGGCATGACGCAGGTCTGGGACGAGAACAACCGCATTGTGCCGGTGACCGTCATCAAGGCCGGCCCGTGTGTCGTGACCCAGGTCCGCACCAACGACGTCGACGGCTACGAGTCGGTTCAGATCGCCTTCGGCGAGATTGACCCGCGCAAGGTGAACAAGCCCCTCAAGGGTCACTTCGCCAAGGCCGACGTAACCCCGCGCCGCCACCTGGTGGAGCTTCGTACGCCTGACGCCAGCGAGTACACGCTGGGCCAGGAGATCACCGCTGCGACCTTCGAGTCCGGTGTCAAGGTCGATGTGACCGGCACCAGCAAGGGCAAGGGTTTCGCCGGTGTCATGAAGCGTCACAACTTCAAGGGTCTCGGCGCCGGTCACGGCGTTCAGCGCAAGCACCGTTCCCCCGGCTCCATCGGTGGCTGTGCCACCCCGGGTCGTGTCTTCAAGGGCATGAAGATGGCCGGCCGGATGGGTGGAGAGCGTGTGACCACACAGAATCTGACCGTCCACGCCGTTGACGCGGAGAAGGGCCTGCTCCTCATCAAGGGAGCGGTACCTGGTCCGAACGGCGGCCTCATCCTGGTCCGTACCGCGGCCAAGGGGGCTTGA
- the rplD gene encoding 50S ribosomal protein L4, producing the protein MSTIDILSPAGDKTGSLELPAEIFDAKVSIPLIHQVVVAQLAAARQGTHSTKRRGEVRGGGRKPYRQKGTGRARQGSTRAPQFAGGGVVHGPKPRDYSQRTPKKMIRAALLGALTDRARHSRIHVVSGVIEGTTPSTKSAKTLFGKISERKNVLLVVERADEAAWLSARNLPQVHILEAGQLNTYDVLVSDEVVFTKDAFERFVAGPAASAKAVASEDELEGNDA; encoded by the coding sequence ATGAGCACCATTGACATCCTGTCGCCCGCGGGCGACAAGACCGGGAGCCTTGAGCTTCCCGCCGAGATCTTCGACGCCAAGGTCAGCATTCCGCTGATCCACCAGGTCGTCGTGGCGCAGCTCGCTGCCGCCCGCCAGGGCACGCACAGCACCAAGCGTCGCGGCGAGGTCCGCGGTGGTGGGCGCAAGCCTTACCGCCAGAAGGGCACCGGCCGCGCCCGCCAGGGTTCGACCCGCGCTCCGCAGTTCGCGGGCGGTGGCGTCGTCCACGGTCCGAAGCCGCGTGACTACTCCCAGCGGACGCCGAAGAAGATGATCCGGGCCGCCCTCCTCGGCGCCCTGACCGACCGGGCGCGTCACTCCCGCATTCACGTCGTTTCCGGCGTGATCGAGGGCACGACGCCTTCCACGAAGTCCGCCAAGACGCTGTTCGGCAAGATCTCGGAGCGTAAGAACGTGCTCCTGGTCGTCGAGCGCGCTGACGAGGCCGCGTGGCTGTCCGCCCGAAACCTGCCCCAGGTACACATCCTGGAAGCCGGTCAGCTGAACACCTACGACGTGCTCGTCTCCGACGAAGTGGTCTTCACGAAGGATGCCTTCGAGCGTTTCGTGGCGGGTCCCGCCGCGTCCGCCAAGGCCGTTGCCTCCGAGGATGAGCTCGAAGGGAACGACGCCTGA
- the rplW gene encoding 50S ribosomal protein L23 produces MSETKIAAVVTSKTFTDPRDILVKPVVSEKSYALLDENKYTFIVAPGSNKTQIKQAVEAVFSVKVTGVNTINRQGKRKRTKTGFGKRKDTKRAIVTLAEGDRIDIFGGPVS; encoded by the coding sequence ATGAGTGAGACCAAGATCGCCGCGGTCGTCACCAGCAAGACCTTCACGGATCCCCGTGACATCCTGGTCAAGCCGGTGGTTTCCGAGAAGAGCTACGCGCTCCTAGACGAGAACAAGTACACGTTCATCGTCGCGCCGGGCAGCAATAAGACCCAGATCAAGCAGGCCGTCGAGGCGGTCTTCTCGGTCAAGGTCACCGGGGTCAACACGATCAACCGGCAGGGTAAGCGCAAGCGCACCAAGACCGGTTTCGGCAAGCGCAAGGACACCAAGCGCGCCATCGTGACCCTCGCTGAGGGCGACCGAATCGACATCTTCGGCGGCCCGGTCTCCTAA